A segment of the Corylus avellana chromosome ca2, CavTom2PMs-1.0 genome:
AATCGACAGATGTCATACAACCTTGTGGATTTAGAGAGGTATACAAACATTTTTGTATATACATGCTTCAAAACCACAGTAACTACAAGTACACAACACCTTACACAAGTGGACAATATATGGCATTAATCAGGAAAAAACCTGAAATAGTATACTCATTCTAGTAAAGGCATTTGGTACACATCGTTGGGATTATTGTTTCCTCCCATCTTCAAGCATTCTCAGCTGATCAAGCATGGCTCTCTCCCTTCACTTTTCACCCTCTGAAGAATAAAGGAGCAAAGATATGTTGCTTATGTGACAGTAAAGTTAAAAGAAACAGAAGGGgcacccctttttcttttttctttttttctttttttgaaaagaagGGAAGGGAAGGGTGGTTGATTAAGCGGGTCTAAGAAATATTGGCTCCAGAGAGGAGCAACCTCCCGAAGGAACTAAATACCCTCTGAACCTCATTCTGAAATGTAAGTGTGAAGAAGAAGGTGCCCTTAGTTCGAGATGGCACACTTCCTGAAAGATGAAGACAATAATTTGATTCACCAAATCCTGCCCTAAATACACTCAAATTGAGCATTGCAACCTTATTTTAGACCAAAAGAAGCCACTCTAGTAAGCTTTAAAAGTAAACGCAAACCAAATTCACAAAAGTACATCTTCTCCACGCTTCCGTTCATCCTGCTGTTTGCTTATAGCACCAATTTGAAGCCCTCTGACAGGAAATCATCCCTGAGAAAAAACCAAGGGCCAATTTGTCAGGCACTAAGTCACATGAAAGTATACGATATAAAATTGCACCAATTGCAAGGTGGTAGGAAAACCAAGCTGGGCTAGCCATCATTAAATTGTGAACCAAATCACATACACCACTACTATGAGTGACCCAGGGTCCATTTGagagtgcatttttaaaaaaataatctgcacttttaaaccaaatcgcaattttggagtgtttgagattgcgattttaaaaacgaaaattttaaaatcgtgaaaagatctacgatttttataagcagactagggggtgcttatttgaaaatgtgcgaatttaaaccaaaatcatgatttcacttaaaataatatttggcgcaatatttaccaATGAAACTGcaaattatatgttaatgttatccaaacactcaattttggtaaaaacagtatttcttaacatgttttaccaaacgtctatgcaattttaaaaagtaaaacgcaatttttttttttttaaatcgcactcccaaagaGGCCATTAGAACCAGATTATGTAAGCATGTCATCAACGTATCATCACTGtctaataacaaaaaacaatgcCAACAGAGATACAATAACCTGCATAAGGAAACCAAAGACAGTCTATTGTCATTTacctatttttcttatttttctcctcttctAAACTCTGCTTCTTCCCATGATCTCTTCTACTCGCCGCGGTCGGGACAAGACTTCCGACAAAAATTTCGGCCTCAAACGAATCCGGCAAACCGCCCACACTCACATTCTCGACCCTTTTCCCCCTCAAATCGTACCACACAAGCCTCTGATTGTCAAGCTCCACCAGAACCTCCCTACCAGTCTTGGAATAAGCCAAGGGCCTCAAATACTTGTACGACCCAACAACGTCAGCTTTTGCAACCGAAAAGAGCTTAGCCCAAGACTCCTTGACCCCATACTCCCTCATCACCCAAACATCGATACGAACATCCGGGTAAGTCGCTATCATACACACGCACCGACCCAAGACCCCCACTTCAATGTGAAATCTCTTCTCCTCACACTCGGGCAATGGGACCTCCCTAAATCTCTCAACCGTCAGATCAAAAGCGACAATCAGATCAGCCTCTTCGACGTTGAACTTCCGGTTCACCACCCAATGCAAAGCACCACTCGCGAAGGTCCCATTCTTCCTCGCATAACACAGAACATAAGGCATATCCTCAGAGTCTCTCCACTCGTTCGCTCTAAGACTATAAACCTTAACTTTGGACACAAACCCTTCGTTATCCAAATTGATGAACTGCGAAATCCTCACTAGCTTGTAGTCCTCGCTCACCGGGTCGTACCCGAACCCGAATACCCGCGTGCCCAGCAAGCTCGACCCGATTCGCTCAATGGGCAAAAAGGGCAAGACTTTGTGCCTTCTGATCGATGGGTTCCACAGAGCGATGTCCTCGGCCACGTTAGAGATGCAGATCAAGCCGTTGGTGGAGCCCAGGATTAAGATCCGATTGCTGTAGCACATCAGAGGGTGAGCGAGCAAGACGGCATCGCTTAGGGCGTCAAGGTTGATAAGATAGATCTCGGAGTCCCTCCGGAGCATGAGGCTGAGGTTAGAGCCTGTCTCTATGGAGTTCTTGAGGTGGAGATCAATGAAACCCGTGCTGTCGATCAGAGAGCGGAATGGCTTGGACACGGACCGGAACCGAAGAAGCGACCGGACTGGCAGCCGGCAGAGGACGGCGATAAGAATCTCCGACGGCAGGTCCGCCATGATCGGGTTACTCTTTGAAGTCGATTTGTGAGCATCAAGGACTAGGGCTAGGGTTGACACTGGGGTCAGTGCTCGAGAATGGGGGAAATTGCTTAAGGTACAACCAGAAACTTCGCGGTGACTCACGGGAAATGCTTTAGGTAAATAAAACGAAAAGACAAAGAGGGTAGGTGAATTTCTGAATTTAGCCTTGCTTTGGAGGTAAATTATTTATAAGAAAAGGGTAGATTAGTCATACTTGACAAGGACCATACGAAGTTCGGGGCCACTTTAACGCGTTGAGCGTGAAAAAAAAGtcacaacttaaactcaactttagTTCAACttctctctaaagtttaaaaataaaagagaataatttattctaaaaattggGTCAAAGTTGATTTAGAGTTGTGGCGATATCAAACCTAAGCATTAAAAGCCAATGGATTGTCCTGTGGACACTATTCtcccttattttctttttaaatggaTATCTATATTTTATGGTTAGGAATTAAAAATAGTTATGGTTTAAATTAAATCTTATAGATGTGGTATACATGCTGTCACGCATatatacaacaacaaaaatctgTTCCATCAAATAATAAATGCTATCCAGAAATAAAGAGAATCCAATATCGTTGGTTGGCAAGTTGGTATACCCACTAAGCAATAAACAAAGATGTGGTTTGGACTTTTGATTGTGtgatagagaaatgttatagaactcaacaatattttttttctgaatttcctttttcaaatgatttgcatCCAGTtcatttaagaagaaaaaaaatctaaacttatttatttattgaaccCATTTCTAAGTAGAttgagttttcttctaaactaaatttaaaaaaatttctccaacctaattaaaataaaaactccatCCTTGCTAAGTAAGTTGTTGATTAGTAGAATACTTGGGACATCTCTGTGAAAGAAATCCGAAGAATCAGATGCTATAAAGTTGTGTTTGGATTCTCTGAGAATAAAGTCCTTGCACGAGTTGACCACTGACAGAGTACAAGTGTCGAGAGGAATCTAAATctatagtttaaaaaaaaaaggtttcaaatGTCCCTGACACTGCCACCATCGAGGGCCATCTCTGGCCTACTATAGCATCCAGGGATTGCTTCAAAAATCATTGTTCTTGGTGGCCCTTTTCTTGGTGCCCAAGCTAAGAAATTATTAGATGACCAATTTTTCAGCCCATTTCCTGTTTATTTTATGGGTTTTCTCAGCATGAGTTAGCAGGCCCATTGGAATTTGGAATTTGTTTTGAGGTGAGTGTTTGGAGGAAGAATAAGCccaaatgcttcttcttctttttttgggtctGAAATTGGCCCAAGTATAGAGAATGCGTTATTGAGGCTACCCTACACTAGTACTCTTATTACCTAAATGAAATTtatcatataaaatatttaattgaaatgagagataAATTATGAAagtaaataacacaaaaatgaattatagAATTATTCCGCTAGTTGGGGATGTCTAAGAACAATTACATGACGTTACCAGGCTTTGATTGAGCCGACTTAAGATGGGTTTAGCATcaagataagaagatttaagTTCAACTGCTATTTCTAATCCGAATCCATTGTTGCATGACATCATTGCAGGGAAGACATCATAATTTAATACTCATCATGGCGTACTTTCTTGATCATCCAAGCGTTAGAAGGGGATCTTTCGAAATTTCTATTATCATTGTAATTGGGCCGGGATTACAGGAGGCCCAATGAAGCCTTCCTTTGTCCCAGAAATGGCAGACCAATGCCCATGAAATAGACGAGTTCTTTAGACCGTCGGATCATCGTAAAATTCTGATTGGTCAAAGTTTGATATGGTTCCCAGTAGATTGTCCCACGCATGAGAGAATATTGGAGAACACATACGAATTGGTCTGAAGGGGACCACGGTTGTCCGAATGTGAATTATTGGGATGGGCCTCTGCCTTGGGGTCCTGTTGTGAGCCCACACGTGtctctttcattttcaaactttaataattttttttttcatctttttgagaTAAATCAACAATATCATTAATCAAACAGAAACATGCTCATTCATTCCCAAGTGGTAGATCAATTGGCtggaaccacgcctaatgaacTATTCCCCttttatgcggacatgtcaaaaaaaaaaaaaaaaaaaaacctgctcATTCAATACAATTTCATGGATACATGCGCAGCTTTATTAGTATTACGCTTTACATGGCAAACTGtctttaatgtgtcttttaaatgtttatacacacttaacaatattttcaatgggttgaaaaatatttccttCAGACGGTTTGAAAGAAAACCTGACGAGAGTGTCCTTAGTACATAAATTATTGCGGTTGAAGAACAGCAACTTTATTATACTATGAGAAATACCCAAACTTTTGGAGCTTTTGTTTTGGACATTATGTGGATGCAGGATGGGTCATAGGTTTGacaaagtaatgctagaaggccTACTTATATCCTACTTATgtcatactaagaatgatgtggctattaaaattatcattgggcttgtgattgatcagtattgaattttgatcaaattgtgattgtaatagccacatcattcttattAAAATACAAGTAGaccttttagaattactcaggTTTGACATGGTGACCATTTAATGTCAACGAgaacacttataaaaaaaataaaataaaaaataaaaaaggaaaaaaggaaaaggataaCATGAAAAacacttatccaaaaaaaagaaaagaaaaaggatagcatatatatatatataataacttcAATTAGAATGCAGTGTGAATCCACTCATTTACGACATCTCAACCCAAAACCAGAGCCTTGAAATGTTAAGGGCAATACCACAAACTAGAATGTTAAAGCAGCCAAAACTAGATATTGACGttattatctattttctttcttttctaaattagCAAGAGGCAGAAAGCTTTCCATTGTCAAACCCCATATGTACTGAAATCCACCTCTTCAATTTTCCACGTCTCTTCCAGCTGACGTGGTGGGTCTTGCCGCTATGTGTAATATTATTAGCCATTAAGTGAGTTAACACCTCAACCAAATAGTAGGGGTTCTCTATATTTAGCCTGCTCAAGTTCAAACCATCGGGGCCGTAGCTTGGGGTTTTAATTGGGAGCATGCAAATCTAAAAAATGGcatagtttttcttttgaagatgagacattttttaaaaaaaaaattttaattcaaataaggAAAAGCGGGTTACATGGGATAGAACATCAACAAAGGGATAGACACCCCTACAACAAACCCAAACGATAAAATACAGTACATAATCAGAAACAGTAATAAAGTATAAGTAATGGTTTTATTCATAATTCAGAAGAACAATAAACAAGCTGAACTTTTTCAAGGGCCGCACAAGGTGGTTGATAAACAGAGGCTCAGTATCAAGCGGTGAAGACAACAACTACCTCCGTTAAGAAGAAGTTACATGAAAGCTACCGTAAAAAATCGGATATGAGTCATTGAAGGACAAACACTAGCAACAAAAGTTTGTCCACAAGATCAAACCACTTCGAAGATGAGATATTATTTGCCTAAATTAACCGGTACAATATCCTTGGGCGGATCCCACGAGCATTGTCCAAGAGATGctttaattaaaagaattattgtGAATTAACTATTAATCCCACTAGATAAATACGAGCAATGCTTACATGTAAGCTTAATCCACGTCATGCAAGTATACGTGGGCCTTTATATTCCACTTGTATAAGACGTCATTTTCAGGTCTATATAAAAAACTACAATAATATGTACAAATTCTAAATCCGCCTGCGTGATCTTTATCACCTGTCCACTTGAGAAAAACCCAGATAAACCTCAAAGGcgaaaatatatatgtatatatatatctttcattGCACCTTTAGTACAGTTACGTACACAACTAATTTTACATGATTGGTTGCGTGGTTGAGTAACCCATCTCCTAATTCGTCTATAAATATGGAAAGAAGTCGGAATTGGCTTTTTGATCTTTTCTATGATTGCTAATGGTTATTAATTGTGTGAGAATTAGCGGTAGGGATTCAGAGGTCCACGTAATAAACGTGAAGTTTGAGATAAAATTCTGTATGcgttttatttcttaaacttgACTTTAAATAGAAAGCTTACCAGACATAAACTTGGAATGAGTCCTACTACAACTGATCTTATGAGGACTTAGAGAAAATTAGAAATAGGATCATAGCCTTTACATTGCTGTAGATCGATCTCATCCTTTTATGTAACAGTAGTTGGATAGAGCTTGTGACTTCTATCTAACTACTAATTCCTACTTCTACTGGAACTAACTGAGATAAACAAATAGATaataccaaaaaattaaagaaagataGAAGTAAGCagcaaataaaatttaaacatgccccgtcacttttttttttttttttcttttttgggttaataacttttttggcacttgggttttgaggtttttttaattttctcccataggttttaaaacatgacaaaactagtacctcagattttggaaaagaccaAATCACCACCTcgagtttgaaaaattctatgggggtggccgaaccaccccctggggatggttcggccacccccagtttgaacttaggggtggctgagccacccccaaggctggTCTGGGGTTGGCTCCCCCTTTTAGGCtcagggggtggttcggccaccccatagaaTTTTTCGAACTGGAAGTGATGATTCGGTCTTTTCTAAAATTCGAGGTACTagatttattatgttttaaaacatagaggaaaaaattaaaaaaccttaaaacacaggtaccaaaaaagttattaactattttttttttttacaaatttaaaggGCATTTTATAAATTCACATGTGAGtctttaatgaaaaatttaaacaaatttgataaggaaatttaaatttaatactGAAGATATTGTAGAGTTTTATATGAAGGAAAGTTGAAGGAAGTAAATTACATGCGTGCCGCCTCAGCTCTCGTGCGCCACGCTGGAATGTACGTAGGACCCTCGACCATGTTCGTCACGTAAGAAAATAATTGGCATTTATAAGCTAAATCCAAACGACACCAATGGAGAGAAAATTGAACTTGTCCACTGTGCCTCCAATCCATCCATCACAGCTCATAATTAGAAGAAAGCCGACTCTTCTTCCAACTATATATATCCATTTCCATGTAAAATAAACCTCCCCaccattttctctttctccttttcctttctccAAAATGAACGGCGATGATCGGGTGTCGTATTCCATCTCCGACGACCCCAAGACCCCACTTCTCCCTATCCACGACGAGATCCAACGGCGACCCAGCTTCCGTTCCTCTCTCACATCCATTTTCACACTCAAAAACTTGTACATCCTCCTCGGACCTCTTTTGTGCGCTATCATATACCTCTGCGTCAAGCCTGGCGGCTCCCTGACTGGCTCCGGCCGGAACATGTTGGCCGTCCTTGCTTGGGTCTTTGCTTGGTGGCTGACGGAGGCAGTGCCCATGCCGGTGACCTCCATGTCACCGCTCTTTCTCTTCCCACTCTTTGGGATATCCTCTGCCGATGACGTGGCGCACTCTTACATGGACGATGTGATTGTGCTTGTTCTAGGAAGCTTCATACTTGCTCTCGCTGTCGAACATTATAACATTCACAGAAGATTGGCTTTGAATGTGAGTTCATAGctaccatttatttatttatttattttcacttatttaatttattagaatttttaaaataagtaataatttaacatgatattataattaatatttcaattaaatatttaacgtgttaagcctcacttattaaaaataaatttaaatttattttaaatttaaatctttttattaattttaaaaaaattaaataatatcgaattaattatatttgaagaaaaaaaaatattctttaaatacaattaactaaatattatttaattcaaattaagtAGAGAGAATATGTGCAGACGtagtcctctctctctcaaataatTGATCGTGTCTTACTACAAAGTCTCTATTGAATTATTTGACCCAACGTGCACACGTGGCACAAAACAGATAACGATTCTATTTTGTGGAGATCCATTGAATCCACCACTTGTACTCCTTGGGATATGTGCCACCACGGCGTTCGTGAGCATGTGGATGCACAACGTGGCGGCAACGGTGATGATGATGCCCGTGGCGACTGGGCTCCTACAGCGCTTCCCAACGGGCCCAACGCAATCCAACGTTGAAAACAAGTTCTGCAGGGCAGTGGTTCTGGGGGTGACATACTCTGCTGCCATAGGAGGGATGAGCACGCTTACGGGGACTGGTGTCAATGTGATATTGGTGGCCATGTGGAAGAGCTATTTCCCTCAAGAAGAGCCCATCAGCTTCAGCACATGGTTCTTCTTTGGTTTCCCCCTGGCtttgttggttttctttgttttgtggGGTATAATCTGTTTGTTGTATTGCCCAAGGGGTTCAGGGCAGGCCCTCGGTGCTTATTTGGACAAAACCCATTTGAAGAGGGAGCTTGAACTTTTGGGTAAGACTCAATAGCACTcaaattagtttcttttttcttaatatacTTGGAAATGAAGCTGATAAAGTATgtggttttacttttattggGCAGGTCCAATGGCTTTTGCTGAAAAGATGGTGCTGGCTGTATTTTCGGTGCGTTGCTAAGTAGTGTATGGTGACTCGTGAAAAGTAATACTATTCAAACGCATAACGTTTGAGCAGTTAAAAAGTCGCAGTTTAGTGACATTTTTTAATAACTgtgaaaatttttgtagtgataatgTGTGGAGTATAAATACTAACATGGGAATGCACTTTAGATTGACACAATAGGTTGGTGCAGATGCTCATAGTTTTGTGGATGACAAGAAGCATTACAGACGACATTCCCGGCTGGGGAGCTCTTTTCAATGGCCGTGTTGGTGATGGATCAGTTAGTGTGAGCACCATCCCTTCAAGAATTGcataatttttcaaaagatgATGACAAGAGTTAATTGTTAAAACCATTAAACCAAATTGTTATAGATGAATTCACCTCGCCTTCATGATGAAATGACTAGAGATTTCCCGTGGTTCAAATAAACGGTGAAGATTGTAAGGGTTGAGAAAAGCTCACTATAGATCGTAAGATTTATCTTACAAATCCTTGTTAGAGAAAGGTAATTTACTCAAAATTATGCAGGTGATGATGGCAACTTTATTGTTCATAATTCCAAACAAGAAGCAAAAGGGAGAGAAGCTGATGGACTGGAACAAATGCAAGAAGCTACCCTGGAACCTGATTTTGCTTCTAGGAGCTGGCTTTGCCTTAGCTGATGGAATCCAGTCTTGTGGCCTGGCAGACATGCTATCAAACACCTTGGATTTCTTGGAGAGGGCACCATATTTAGCTCTTGCCCCTGCTGTCTGTCTTATGAGCAGCATCATGACTGAGTTCATCACATCTAACAATGCTACTACCACACTTGTAGTTCCTCTTCTCATCCCAATAGCAAAAACCATGCATCTACACCCACTCCTCCTCATGATTCCTGGAGCCATTGGAGCACAGTTTGCTTTCTTGTTTCCAACAGCAACTCCATCCAATGTTGTTGGGTTTACCACTGGATTCATTGAAATACAAGACATGATCAAGACTGGTTTGCCACTGAAGATTGCAGGAATTGCTGCACTGTCCCTTTTGATGCCTACACTAGGTAATTAAATTAATCCTTGAAAAATGGTTTGAGCACTTTTAAAACTGACG
Coding sequences within it:
- the LOC132172099 gene encoding F-box protein CPR1-like, with product MADLPSEILIAVLCRLPVRSLLRFRSVSKPFRSLIDSTGFIDLHLKNSIETGSNLSLMLRRDSEIYLINLDALSDAVLLAHPLMCYSNRILILGSTNGLICISNVAEDIALWNPSIRRHKVLPFLPIERIGSSLLGTRVFGFGYDPVSEDYKLVRISQFINLDNEGFVSKVKVYSLRANEWRDSEDMPYVLCYARKNGTFASGALHWVVNRKFNVEEADLIVAFDLTVERFREVPLPECEEKRFHIEVGVLGRCVCMIATYPDVRIDVWVMREYGVKESWAKLFSVAKADVVGSYKYLRPLAYSKTGREVLVELDNQRLVWYDLRGKRVENVSVGGLPDSFEAEIFVGSLVPTAASRRDHGKKQSLEEEKNKKNRDDFLSEGFKLVL
- the LOC132171243 gene encoding tonoplast dicarboxylate transporter-like isoform X1 — translated: MNGDDRVSYSISDDPKTPLLPIHDEIQRRPSFRSSLTSIFTLKNLYILLGPLLCAIIYLCVKPGGSLTGSGRNMLAVLAWVFAWWLTEAVPMPVTSMSPLFLFPLFGISSADDVAHSYMDDVIVLVLGSFILALAVEHYNIHRRLALNITILFCGDPLNPPLVLLGICATTAFVSMWMHNVAATVMMMPVATGLLQRFPTGPTQSNVENKFCRAVVLGVTYSAAIGGMSTLTGTGVNVILVAMWKSYFPQEEPISFSTWFFFGFPLALLVFFVLWGIICLLYCPRGSGQALGAYLDKTHLKRELELLGPMAFAEKMVLAVFSMLIVLWMTRSITDDIPGWGALFNGRVGDGSVSVMMATLLFIIPNKKQKGEKLMDWNKCKKLPWNLILLLGAGFALADGIQSCGLADMLSNTLDFLERAPYLALAPAVCLMSSIMTEFITSNNATTTLVVPLLIPIAKTMHLHPLLLMIPGAIGAQFAFLFPTATPSNVVGFTTGFIEIQDMIKTGLPLKIAGIAALSLLMPTLGAYVFGTNKHV